One part of the Mya arenaria isolate MELC-2E11 chromosome 3, ASM2691426v1 genome encodes these proteins:
- the LOC128226971 gene encoding glycine receptor subunit alpha-3-like isoform X3: MGHITEFQLLISWTVLALVSFSDASSNSTMSAILDKLFDKANYDKKLPPRYDKPSWERQVEVTVNMFIVNMFAVSEIDMEYSMSLFLRERWKDSRLVYNDTLNLTRIELDPSMFGAIWQPDMFIATEKYSDFHEVTVRNQMVHIYPNGIIQYSARVTGAFFCAMDLRKYPFDTQECEFELESYGFDTTKLKFIWDDPPMTMSKNIKLPQFNLTSISTYNCDREYFGIKYPCIGVKFILERDYSFYLIQIFVPSILIVILSWVNFWLDCTSVPGRVSLALLTVLTMTTQSSGARENLPAVSYVKAIDVWMAACLAFVFLGLVEFAYVNVQSRVSTRRQMSYSKPVHELVQAVHNNMNGDINENEKENESQTSSESTCDTKEHLSNKGSECTKSYLICLKSLAGIERARAVDKISRVLFPLLFIIFNICYWTYVFLWSPAFMEGL; this comes from the exons ATGGGGCACATTACGGAATTCCAACTCTTGATATCGTGGACAGTGTTGGCATTAGTGAGTTTCTCCGATGCGTCTTCCAATTCTACAAT GTCCGCCATTTTAGACAAACTATTCGACAAAGCCAACTATGACAAGAAGTTACCTCCACGATACGACAAGC cgTCATGGGAGCGCCAGGTCGAAGTCACAGTGAACATGTTTATAGTAAACATGTTTGCCGTCAGCGAAATAGACATG GAATACTCCATGAGCCTGTTTCTTCGAGAACGCTGGAAGGACAGCAGACTGGTTTACAACGATACGCTCAATCTTACCAGAATCGAGTTGGACCCGTCCATGTTTGGCGCCATATGGCAACCGGATATGTTCATTGCCACAGAGAAATACTCAGACTTCCACGAGGTTACCGTTCGCAACCAAATGGTCCATATCTATCCCAATGGCATCATACAGTATAGTGCAAG GGTAACTGGTGCATTTTTCTGCGCAATGGATCTACGGAAGTACCCCTTCGACACACAGGAGTGCGAATTTGAACTTGAAAGTT ATGGATTCGACACTACCAAACTCAAATTCATATGGGACGATCCTCCGATGACCATGTCGAAAAACATCAAGCTTCCCCAGTTCAATTTGACGTCAATTTCAACTTATAACTGTGATCGCGAGTACTTTGGAA TAAAGTACCCATGTATCGGTGTTAAGTTCATCTTGGAGCGGGACTACTCCTTCTATCTCATCCAGATCTTCGTACCTAGTATCCTGATTGTGATCCTCTCCTGGGTCAACTTTTGGCTCGACTGCACTTCCGTTCCCGGTCGCGTCTCATTGGCTCTTCTTACTGTACTCACCATGACAACGCAGAGTTCTGGGGCGCGTGAAAATCTGCCTGCCGTCTCCTATGTCAAG gCTATCGATGTATGGATGGCTGCGTGCTTAGCTTTCGTGTTCCTAGGTCTTGTGGAGTTCGCGTATGTTAACGTTCAAAGCCGCGTCTCTACCCGACGTCAGATGTCGTACTCAAAGCCTGTACACGAGCTGGTCCAAGCCGTTCACAACAACATGAATGGTGATATAAATGAAAACGAGAAGGAAAACGAGTCTCAAACTTCTTCTGAATCTACATGTGACACAAAGGAACAT CTATCCAACAAAGGATCAGAATGCACCAAGTCGTACCTGATATGTTTGAAGTCGCTGGCGGGGATCGAAAGGGCACGCGCGGTGGACAAAATTTCCCGTGTTTTATTCCCGCTTTTGttcatcattttcaacatctgCTACTGGACATACGTGTTCCTTTGGTCTCCTGCCTTCATGGAAGGACTCTAG
- the LOC128226971 gene encoding glycine receptor subunit alpha-3-like isoform X1, translated as MSKWLMGHVMEFQLLISWTVLALVSLSDVASSSSVSAILDKLFDKANYDKKLPPRYDKPSWERQVEVTVNMFIVNMFAVSEIDMEYSMSLFLRERWKDSRLVYNDTLNLTRIELDPSMFGAIWQPDMFIATEKYSDFHEVTVRNQMVHIYPNGIIQYSARVTGAFFCAMDLRKYPFDTQECEFELESYGFDTTKLKFIWDDPPMTMSKNIKLPQFNLTSISTYNCDREYFGIKYPCIGVKFILERDYSFYLIQIFVPSILIVILSWVNFWLDCTSVPGRVSLALLTVLTMTTQSSGARENLPAVSYVKAIDVWMAACLAFVFLGLVEFAYVNVQSRVSTRRQMSYSKPVHELVQAVHNNMNGDINENEKENESQTSSESTCDTKEHLSNKGSECTKSYLICLKSLAGIERARAVDKISRVLFPLLFIIFNICYWTYVFLWSPAFMEGL; from the exons ATGTCGAAGTGGTTAATGGGGCACGTTATGGAATTCCAACTCTTAATATCGTGGACAGTGTTGGCTTTAGTGAGTCTTTCTGATGTGGCTTCCAGTTCTTCAGT GTCCGCCATTTTAGACAAACTATTCGACAAAGCCAACTATGACAAGAAGTTACCTCCACGATACGACAAGC cgTCATGGGAGCGCCAGGTCGAAGTCACAGTGAACATGTTTATAGTAAACATGTTTGCCGTCAGCGAAATAGACATG GAATACTCCATGAGCCTGTTTCTTCGAGAACGCTGGAAGGACAGCAGACTGGTTTACAACGATACGCTCAATCTTACCAGAATCGAGTTGGACCCGTCCATGTTTGGCGCCATATGGCAACCGGATATGTTCATTGCCACAGAGAAATACTCAGACTTCCACGAGGTTACCGTTCGCAACCAAATGGTCCATATCTATCCCAATGGCATCATACAGTATAGTGCAAG GGTAACTGGTGCATTTTTCTGCGCAATGGATCTACGGAAGTACCCCTTCGACACACAGGAGTGCGAATTTGAACTTGAAAGTT ATGGATTCGACACTACCAAACTCAAATTCATATGGGACGATCCTCCGATGACCATGTCGAAAAACATCAAGCTTCCCCAGTTCAATTTGACGTCAATTTCAACTTATAACTGTGATCGCGAGTACTTTGGAA TAAAGTACCCATGTATCGGTGTTAAGTTCATCTTGGAGCGGGACTACTCCTTCTATCTCATCCAGATCTTCGTACCTAGTATCCTGATTGTGATCCTCTCCTGGGTCAACTTTTGGCTCGACTGCACTTCCGTTCCCGGTCGCGTCTCATTGGCTCTTCTTACTGTACTCACCATGACAACGCAGAGTTCTGGGGCGCGTGAAAATCTGCCTGCCGTCTCCTATGTCAAG gCTATCGATGTATGGATGGCTGCGTGCTTAGCTTTCGTGTTCCTAGGTCTTGTGGAGTTCGCGTATGTTAACGTTCAAAGCCGCGTCTCTACCCGACGTCAGATGTCGTACTCAAAGCCTGTACACGAGCTGGTCCAAGCCGTTCACAACAACATGAATGGTGATATAAATGAAAACGAGAAGGAAAACGAGTCTCAAACTTCTTCTGAATCTACATGTGACACAAAGGAACAT CTATCCAACAAAGGATCAGAATGCACCAAGTCGTACCTGATATGTTTGAAGTCGCTGGCGGGGATCGAAAGGGCACGCGCGGTGGACAAAATTTCCCGTGTTTTATTCCCGCTTTTGttcatcattttcaacatctgCTACTGGACATACGTGTTCCTTTGGTCTCCTGCCTTCATGGAAGGACTCTAG
- the LOC128226971 gene encoding glycine receptor subunit alpha-2-like isoform X4 translates to MFKTFIFGIFVLTLFMVTTASSYVTMSAILDKLFDKANYDKKLPPRYDKPSWERQVEVTVNMFIVNMFAVSEIDMEYSMSLFLRERWKDSRLVYNDTLNLTRIELDPSMFGAIWQPDMFIATEKYSDFHEVTVRNQMVHIYPNGIIQYSARVTGAFFCAMDLRKYPFDTQECEFELESYGFDTTKLKFIWDDPPMTMSKNIKLPQFNLTSISTYNCDREYFGIKYPCIGVKFILERDYSFYLIQIFVPSILIVILSWVNFWLDCTSVPGRVSLALLTVLTMTTQSSGARENLPAVSYVKAIDVWMAACLAFVFLGLVEFAYVNVQSRVSTRRQMSYSKPVHELVQAVHNNMNGDINENEKENESQTSSESTCDTKEHLSNKGSECTKSYLICLKSLAGIERARAVDKISRVLFPLLFIIFNICYWTYVFLWSPAFMEGL, encoded by the exons atgtttaaaacatttatatttggaATATTTGTACTGACTTTATTTATGGTCACAACTGCATCGTCTTACGTCACCAT GTCCGCCATTTTAGACAAACTATTCGACAAAGCCAACTATGACAAGAAGTTACCTCCACGATACGACAAGC cgTCATGGGAGCGCCAGGTCGAAGTCACAGTGAACATGTTTATAGTAAACATGTTTGCCGTCAGCGAAATAGACATG GAATACTCCATGAGCCTGTTTCTTCGAGAACGCTGGAAGGACAGCAGACTGGTTTACAACGATACGCTCAATCTTACCAGAATCGAGTTGGACCCGTCCATGTTTGGCGCCATATGGCAACCGGATATGTTCATTGCCACAGAGAAATACTCAGACTTCCACGAGGTTACCGTTCGCAACCAAATGGTCCATATCTATCCCAATGGCATCATACAGTATAGTGCAAG GGTAACTGGTGCATTTTTCTGCGCAATGGATCTACGGAAGTACCCCTTCGACACACAGGAGTGCGAATTTGAACTTGAAAGTT ATGGATTCGACACTACCAAACTCAAATTCATATGGGACGATCCTCCGATGACCATGTCGAAAAACATCAAGCTTCCCCAGTTCAATTTGACGTCAATTTCAACTTATAACTGTGATCGCGAGTACTTTGGAA TAAAGTACCCATGTATCGGTGTTAAGTTCATCTTGGAGCGGGACTACTCCTTCTATCTCATCCAGATCTTCGTACCTAGTATCCTGATTGTGATCCTCTCCTGGGTCAACTTTTGGCTCGACTGCACTTCCGTTCCCGGTCGCGTCTCATTGGCTCTTCTTACTGTACTCACCATGACAACGCAGAGTTCTGGGGCGCGTGAAAATCTGCCTGCCGTCTCCTATGTCAAG gCTATCGATGTATGGATGGCTGCGTGCTTAGCTTTCGTGTTCCTAGGTCTTGTGGAGTTCGCGTATGTTAACGTTCAAAGCCGCGTCTCTACCCGACGTCAGATGTCGTACTCAAAGCCTGTACACGAGCTGGTCCAAGCCGTTCACAACAACATGAATGGTGATATAAATGAAAACGAGAAGGAAAACGAGTCTCAAACTTCTTCTGAATCTACATGTGACACAAAGGAACAT CTATCCAACAAAGGATCAGAATGCACCAAGTCGTACCTGATATGTTTGAAGTCGCTGGCGGGGATCGAAAGGGCACGCGCGGTGGACAAAATTTCCCGTGTTTTATTCCCGCTTTTGttcatcattttcaacatctgCTACTGGACATACGTGTTCCTTTGGTCTCCTGCCTTCATGGAAGGACTCTAG
- the LOC128226971 gene encoding glycine receptor subunit alpha-2-like isoform X2 yields the protein MMRHGTAFQLLISSIVLVSVSLADASSNYTLSAILDKLFDKANYDKKLPPRYDKPSWERQVEVTVNMFIVNMFAVSEIDMEYSMSLFLRERWKDSRLVYNDTLNLTRIELDPSMFGAIWQPDMFIATEKYSDFHEVTVRNQMVHIYPNGIIQYSARVTGAFFCAMDLRKYPFDTQECEFELESYGFDTTKLKFIWDDPPMTMSKNIKLPQFNLTSISTYNCDREYFGIKYPCIGVKFILERDYSFYLIQIFVPSILIVILSWVNFWLDCTSVPGRVSLALLTVLTMTTQSSGARENLPAVSYVKAIDVWMAACLAFVFLGLVEFAYVNVQSRVSTRRQMSYSKPVHELVQAVHNNMNGDINENEKENESQTSSESTCDTKEHLSNKGSECTKSYLICLKSLAGIERARAVDKISRVLFPLLFIIFNICYWTYVFLWSPAFMEGL from the exons GTCCGCCATTTTAGACAAACTATTCGACAAAGCCAACTATGACAAGAAGTTACCTCCACGATACGACAAGC cgTCATGGGAGCGCCAGGTCGAAGTCACAGTGAACATGTTTATAGTAAACATGTTTGCCGTCAGCGAAATAGACATG GAATACTCCATGAGCCTGTTTCTTCGAGAACGCTGGAAGGACAGCAGACTGGTTTACAACGATACGCTCAATCTTACCAGAATCGAGTTGGACCCGTCCATGTTTGGCGCCATATGGCAACCGGATATGTTCATTGCCACAGAGAAATACTCAGACTTCCACGAGGTTACCGTTCGCAACCAAATGGTCCATATCTATCCCAATGGCATCATACAGTATAGTGCAAG GGTAACTGGTGCATTTTTCTGCGCAATGGATCTACGGAAGTACCCCTTCGACACACAGGAGTGCGAATTTGAACTTGAAAGTT ATGGATTCGACACTACCAAACTCAAATTCATATGGGACGATCCTCCGATGACCATGTCGAAAAACATCAAGCTTCCCCAGTTCAATTTGACGTCAATTTCAACTTATAACTGTGATCGCGAGTACTTTGGAA TAAAGTACCCATGTATCGGTGTTAAGTTCATCTTGGAGCGGGACTACTCCTTCTATCTCATCCAGATCTTCGTACCTAGTATCCTGATTGTGATCCTCTCCTGGGTCAACTTTTGGCTCGACTGCACTTCCGTTCCCGGTCGCGTCTCATTGGCTCTTCTTACTGTACTCACCATGACAACGCAGAGTTCTGGGGCGCGTGAAAATCTGCCTGCCGTCTCCTATGTCAAG gCTATCGATGTATGGATGGCTGCGTGCTTAGCTTTCGTGTTCCTAGGTCTTGTGGAGTTCGCGTATGTTAACGTTCAAAGCCGCGTCTCTACCCGACGTCAGATGTCGTACTCAAAGCCTGTACACGAGCTGGTCCAAGCCGTTCACAACAACATGAATGGTGATATAAATGAAAACGAGAAGGAAAACGAGTCTCAAACTTCTTCTGAATCTACATGTGACACAAAGGAACAT CTATCCAACAAAGGATCAGAATGCACCAAGTCGTACCTGATATGTTTGAAGTCGCTGGCGGGGATCGAAAGGGCACGCGCGGTGGACAAAATTTCCCGTGTTTTATTCCCGCTTTTGttcatcattttcaacatctgCTACTGGACATACGTGTTCCTTTGGTCTCCTGCCTTCATGGAAGGACTCTAG